CAACGAGCTCGCCGGCGAGCACTTCGACATCCCGGACGCGATCAGGACGATCGAGTGCATGATCGCGCCGACCTCCGACGGGTCGATCTACTACACCGGGCCGAGCGAGGACCTGACCACGCGACCGGGCCGGATGTGGTGGGCGGTGCCGAACGGCATCGAGGACTTCGCCACGTGGCGCGAGGTCACCACGGTCTACCACGAGGGCGTGCCCGGGCATCACCTGCAGGTCGCGCAGACGATGCTGCGCGGCGAGACGCTGAACCGCTGGCAGCGGATCGGCTGCTGGGTCTCCGGGCACGGCGAGGGCTGGGCGCTGTACGCCGAGCGGCTGATGGAAGAGCTCGGGTACCTGGAGGAGCCGGGCGCCCGGCTCGGGATGCTCGACGCGCAGGGGTTCCGCGCGGCGCGGGTGATCGTCGACATCGGCATGCACCTGGAGCTGGAGATCCCGCGCGACAACCCGCTCGGGTTCCGGCCGGGGGAGCGGTGGAACGCGGAGCTCGGGTTCGAGTTCCTGCGCGCGTACTCGCGGATGGAGACCGAGTTCCTGCGCGCGGAGCTGAACCGGTACCTGGGCTGGCCGGGGCAGGCGCCGTCGTACAAGGTGGGTGAGCGGATCTGGCTGCAGGCCCGCGAGGAGGTCCGCGCGCGGCGTGGGGCTTCGTTCGACCTGCGCGGCTTCCACCGCGAGGCCCTCGACCTCGGCTCGATCGGGCTCGACCCGCTGCGTCGCGCCCTCGCCCGCCTGTGAGCGCGCCGATGGATGCGCGTCGCGGTGCTGAGGATGATGCGAGGGAACCGGTGGCTCCGCGGCCGCGGTTCGTTCTCGCCTCGCAGTCGCCGGCGCGGCTGAAGACGCTGCGCAACGCCGGGGTCGAGCCGGAGGTCATCGTCTCGGGCGTCGACGAGGACAACGTCACCGCCGAGAACCCTGGCGAGCTCGCCCGCCTGCTGGCCTGCTTGAAGGCCCGCGCGGTCGTCGCGACGCTGGACGACCACGCGACGGTCCTCGGCTGCGACTCGGTGCTGGAGATCGACGGTGTTGCCTACGGCAAGCCCGGTACGCCGGAGATCGCGCGCGAACGCCTGCGGTCGATGCGCGGGCGGAGCGGCGTACTGCACACCGGGCACTGCCTGTTCGACACCAACAGCAAGCAGGAACTCCGCGAGCTCGCCTCCACCAAGGTGTACTTCGCCGACCTCACCGACGACGAGATCGACGCGTACGTCGCCACCGGCGAGCCCTTGGTCGTCGCCGGCTCCTTCACCGTCGACGGCATCGGTGGCCCGTTCGTCACGGGCATCGAGGGCGACTACCACAACGTCGTAGGCCTCTCCCTCCCACTGCTCCGCCGCATGCTGGCGGACGTGGGCATCCCGTGGCCGTCCCTGTGGCAGCCGCCCCACTTCGCGTACGACGAAGCGGAAGCGGCGATCTACGACGAGACCCGCGGCGGGGAAGCGCGAGCCCAAGCCGCCGCCGAAGCGGTCCACCGGTTGCTCCGACCGACCGGCCTCGTCGCCTCCGGCGACCTCGGCCCGGAGGGGGAGGAAAGGGGCGGCGCCCCCGGGGAGTTCGGCTCCGCCTCCTCCGCGCCGAGCGAGTTGGGCTCCGCCTCCTCCGCGCCGGGCGAGTTCGGCTCCGCCTCCTCCGCGCCGGGCGAGTTCGGCTCCGCCTCCTCCGCGCCGGGCGAGTTCGGCTCCGCCTCCTCCGCGCCGGGCGAGTTCGGCTCCGCCTCCTCCGCGCCGGGCGAGTTCGGCTCCGCCTCCTCCGCGCCGGGCGAGTTCGGCTCCGCCTCCTCGCTGCGCGTACTGGAACTTGCTGTGGGCACTGGGCTGGTCGGGGCCGAGCTTGTTGCTCTGGGCAATCTTGTGCACGGGGTCGACCTGTCGACCGCAATGCTGAAGCATGCGCGGTACCGGTTGCCGGGGCATGTGGCGGCGGCTGATGCCGGGCGGTTGCCGGTGGCGGATCGGCGGTGTGATGCGGTGGTGGCGATCTGGTTGCTGCATCTGCTCGACGACACCGAAGGGGTGATTGCCGAGGCGGCGCGGGTGTTGCGGCCGGGTGGAGTGTTCATCACCACGACGGAGAAGTCCGATGCGAGCCGGTACGCCGATGGGCGGTCGCCGAAGGAGGCTCGCTCGGGGGACGCGCTCTCGCACCTGGTCGCGCGCGGTGCCGAGCACGGGCTGGTGCTCGACGGCGCGACGACCTTCGAGGGACCGGTTCGCGGTGGTCCGGGTGTTCCGGTCTATCCGTTGGTGCGCTTCCGCCGGATCTAGCGGCAGACGTCGGCGACAGCGCCCCGGAAAGCCTGTGTGTGCAGGTGATCCAGGCGGTGCTCGGCGACGGTAAGGATGCTGCTGGTGGTGAGGTCGACCGCGCAGCGCAGGCCCGCGTGGCGGACGTACGTCGTACTGCGGAGCGCCTGCAGCAGGTCGGTGGTCAGCCGGTCGAGGGTCGCCCGGATCTCGTTGAGGTCCGGGCGGGTCGTCGGCGCCTCGTCGGGGTGGGCGGTCCAGCGCGCGAACAGCCCACGCTGCACGACCTTGCTCGCCTCGACCTGGTCGCGGAAGAACACGACCGTCTCCTCCGGGTCGATCCCGAGCTGGATCGCCGACGCGCGGGCCTGGTCGAGCACGACCTGCTCGCGCGCCGGGTCGTCGATCGGCTTGTCCGTCCCGAACTTCGACGCCGCGACCAGGTCCCCGACCTCGATCCGGTCCGCCACCAGTCCGGTCAGTTGCCCAAGGCCCGCTCGTCCGAGAGTTGCTTGCCCGGAGCCCCCAAGCTCGGTCGCCGACGCCGGTGAGCCCATCAGCCCTGCCAGCACGACTCCTGCCACCAAACACCCGACCAGCCGCTTCACTTGATCCCAGCCTTCGCGTCAAGAAGCTGCAGCAGTTCGTGTGCCGCGAGCTCCACGTCCTTGTGCCGCCATTCTGCCGCCCGGTACACGCACGCGATCAGCCCGGTCCGGTGCACCCGCCGGAAGTCCCCGTAGACAAAGGCATGCCGGGCCTTGGTCTCGTCGTTGGCGCCGTCGGTCAAGCCGAGGTGCCACGCGCCGTACTCGTCCCACCCGTGCCCGCTCAGGTAGTCGTTCTGCGCCTCGGCATCAGGCTGCGACGCACCCCAGTCGCTGTCCAGCACGTACTGCCGACCCTCGATCAACTTCCGCGCGTACTCGACCGCCGCCGGATTCACCTCGTACTTGGCCATACCCCCAGTGTTGACGGATGAGCGTTCACGCGCCACCTGGTGGCCGTTGACCGCGCGGAGTGGAATCCTGCTCGCATGCGATTCGAGGAGTTCTACGCCGAGCGGGCCGAGGTCGTCGGCGCGGCTGACGACGTACCTGCCTTCAAAGCCGGTGTGGAGCGGTTGCGTGGGCTGGTGGCGACGGTGGACGACGACCCGGCCAAGGCCCAGCGGTACCTGGAGGCCACCGAACGCATGCTGCTGGAGGCGACCGCGCCGGACAGCGAGACGGTCGGCCGGGCGTTCGAGGCGATGCTGCGGGCCAGGCGGCTTCCCGCCGGTCCGGCTGACGGGCAGCGCGCCCACGTCGAGGCCGGGATCGCCGAGGTCGCCGGGATCGCGGCCGCTGCGCCGACCGACGGCGAACGGGACGCCGCGCTGGAGATGAACGCGGTGCTGCTGAGGGTGCTGGAGCGGATCGAGCGGCAGTGATGCGCCGCGATCCGGCCAGTGAGGTCCCCGACTTCGACGGCCTGTGGGATCGGATCGCGGCCGACGTGGTCAGCAACCACCGGGCCGAGGCGACCCTGTGGAACGGCCGGATCGACTACCTGCCGGCCGATCGCGAGCAGAGCGTCAGAGGTCAGGCGACCGCGGACGGGCGGTTGCTGCTCAGCCGTCCGCTGGTCGTGGAACCACTGCGACGCCTGTACGCCGAAGGCCCGCGGGCGCTGTCCGACCCGAAGTTCGCGCAGGTGTGCTGGCGTGGGATCAAGACCGCCGCCCACGAGTTCGGGCACCTGACCGCACCGGCGGACTGGACCTTGGCGGACCGGATCCGAGACCTCGACCGCGAGGAGCAGGACCCGGCGGAGGAGGGCTTCATCGAGGCGCTCACGCAGGTGGAGATGCCCGGCCTGGTCGACCGGGTCCTGCCGGCCGAGCTTGCTGGGCCGCTGGCCCGGGGTGTGGCGGCGGGACCGGAGCCGCTGCTGCCGTCCTATCCGGGGTGGACGAGTGCGGTCGGCATGTTCTCCGCTGAGCTCGCGGCCGAGTTCGAGGAGCTGCGGGCGATCGACGTACTGCGGGCCGGTGCTCGCGAATCGGCGTCGCGCCGGCCGGAGGCGTTGGCGCGGCTGATCATCGACCAGACCCGGCTGCCCGAGCTGGTGCAGGATCCTCGGCGGAAGGCCGCCCTCCGGACGGACCTCGGCCGGGCCCTCGCCGATGGGTTTGCGAGCCTTGGAGACTTACCGACCGCTCGCACGGCCGGTCGGCAGCGGGGGCAGGAGATCGCCGCGGGGGCGATCGAGAAGGTTCGTACGGGGGAGCAGTTCTTCGCGCAGATGGCGGACTTCGGTGGTCTGGTGTTCGACCGTGGGATCGCGCCTGTGGCCGGCCCCACGCAGGGTGCCTCCGGCAACGATCAGACGAAGCCCGGCGGGCGCCCGGCTGATCGCTTGCCCAGAGGCAAGGACGAGCCCGGCGGTCGGGGCTGAGGCCGGCGGCCGGAGCCGACCAAGTAGTTGCAGTTACGGGTGGGCGGACGCCCGCCACTGGCCCGGGCCGGGGTGGAGGGGGCGTTTGGCGTGGCGCCAGTACGTCGCCCAGTCGCTGGCTCGTTCGGTGTCGGCGGCGGCCGGCGCGGCGGCGCGGGCGGCGACCACGGCGACGAGGGCGGCCAGTTCCTCGGGGGTAGGGTCGCCCTTCACCACGTGGAGGACTGGGGCGGCAGCGGTGTTGTCGGTCATCTCGAGGCTCCCGTCACAGGGGGATGTTGCCGTGCTTCTTCGGGGGCAGGGTGTCGCGTTTGGTGCGGAGCAGGCGGAGCGCGCGGACGATCTCGGCGCGGGTCTCGCTCGGCTTGATCACCGCGTCGATATAGCCGCGTTCGGCCGCGATGTACGGGTTGGCGAGGTGGTCCTCGTACTCGGTGATCAGTTGCTGGCGGCGCGACTCGAGGTCCTCGGCGGCGGCCAGTTCGCGGCGGTGCAGGATGTTGACGGCGCCCTGCG
The Kribbella italica DNA segment above includes these coding regions:
- the aroQ gene encoding gamma subclass chorismate mutase AroQ yields the protein MKRLVGCLVAGVVLAGLMGSPASATELGGSGQATLGRAGLGQLTGLVADRIEVGDLVAASKFGTDKPIDDPAREQVVLDQARASAIQLGIDPEETVVFFRDQVEASKVVQRGLFARWTAHPDEAPTTRPDLNEIRATLDRLTTDLLQALRSTTYVRHAGLRCAVDLTTSSILTVAEHRLDHLHTQAFRGAVADVCR
- a CDS encoding acyl-CoA carboxylase subunit epsilon, whose translation is MTDNTAAAPVLHVVKGDPTPEELAALVAVVAARAAAPAAADTERASDWATYWRHAKRPLHPGPGQWRASAHP
- a CDS encoding Maf family nucleotide pyrophosphatase, translating into MAPRPRFVLASQSPARLKTLRNAGVEPEVIVSGVDEDNVTAENPGELARLLACLKARAVVATLDDHATVLGCDSVLEIDGVAYGKPGTPEIARERLRSMRGRSGVLHTGHCLFDTNSKQELRELASTKVYFADLTDDEIDAYVATGEPLVVAGSFTVDGIGGPFVTGIEGDYHNVVGLSLPLLRRMLADVGIPWPSLWQPPHFAYDEAEAAIYDETRGGEARAQAAAEAVHRLLRPTGLVASGDLGPEGEERGGAPGEFGSASSAPSELGSASSAPGEFGSASSAPGEFGSASSAPGEFGSASSAPGEFGSASSAPGEFGSASSAPGEFGSASSLRVLELAVGTGLVGAELVALGNLVHGVDLSTAMLKHARYRLPGHVAAADAGRLPVADRRCDAVVAIWLLHLLDDTEGVIAEAARVLRPGGVFITTTEKSDASRYADGRSPKEARSGDALSHLVARGAEHGLVLDGATTFEGPVRGGPGVPVYPLVRFRRI